Below is a window of Jonesiaceae bacterium BS-20 DNA.
TAGTTGGCAGCGACGGTATTACCGTTGCTGCGGACGGAACTGTGACAATTTCCGGTGACGCCGCGGTGACAGGAACAATCACCACAACAGTTTCCAAATCTGATGTGGCTGGGCTTGAGCAGACCCGCGAGTTTGCCGTAACCGTTTTGCCCAAGAGCGAATCAACCCAGCTCCTGAGCTACCACCGCAACGCGACTTCTCACGAGACCGCGAACAACGGCGACGTGGCGTACTCCATGCACCTTGCCCTTGAGCAAAGAAACGAATGGAACCCGCTCAATGAGAACTACGGCATTTTCTTTGCCCGTAACATTGTGGCTCCGGTAGACGCAACCGATGTGGTTCTTGGCTCGCACCGCAGCCTGAAAGACCCGGCTCTGTTCCACATGAAAGACGGCACCTTTGGTGTCGTTTCGGTTCGCACCAACCAAAGCACGGCCAATGCCGATGCCTCTGGAAAAACCAGCATCCTCTTGGCGACCTCAAGCGACCTGCTTGCTTTTGATGAGGCAATTAACTCCAAGGGCATCATCAACGTTGGGGAGACCAACGGTGTAAATAAGCCCTACGCGGTGTATGACTCGGCTGAGGACGTGTACCTAGTGAGCTGGGTTGATGACGGTGGCGTGCCAAAATACACCACCTTCAAGACCCTGGTTGATGCAACTTCCCCACACGGTGAGGTGCACGTAGGCAAGGTGGCTGTGAGCGGCGAAGTCGCTACCACGGGCATTGATGACTACGTTGCCGGGCGCTCAATCGCAATCTCAGCAGCCCAAATCGCTGCCCTCGAGGGTCGCTACGGCCGCATTGTCAATACCGGTGTGAAGACGCCTGAAGATGTCAGCGCCGCTCTCAACAGCGACATCGTCGACCTTGAGCTCCCAGGAAAAGCCGAGCTCACCTACAGTGACGGGTCCCTAGCGCACCTTCCTATTGAGAACTGGGATACCTCCGCGGTGGACCTGACTACGCCGGGAACCTACCCGGTAACCGGAACCATCAAGCAGACTGAGTACCCGCTGCCATTTGCTGAGGACCGTGCCGACCCAACCGTGCACAAGTGGGAATGGACCCGCAATGGGATTACCGAGATCAAGTACCTCATGATCGCCACCAACGATATTCACGGAGATAACGTGTGGCAGCGTGACAACCCACATATGCCATTCCGTATGGCAGACAGCATTGCGGAACTTGCCGATACTCCGGGTGACCCCTCAGGTTTGATTACACAGGCAGGGTTTAACCCCAAGGAATCCATCCTGCTTAAGAAGGGTGACAAGAACGCAGACGGCCAAGTGATCACAGGAAGTCTGTGGGCACCGGAGATCCATGAAATCAACGGCACGCTTTCAATTCTGTTCATGCCAAGCTACAACAGCTATTGGATGGATGGCGCGGCAGCAATCATGCAGCTGAAGAATGACGCCAATGGTGACCCAATGGACCCATCCAAAGCCGAAAGCTGGACGGTTCCACAAACCGTAACCCGTCAAGATGGCAAGCCACTGAGCCTGCGCACCAACGGCACCCAAGGTATGTCCCTGGACATGAACTACTTTGAAGATGAGACAGGGCAGGCTTACTACACTTGGCAGCAACTGGGTGCGGTCTATATTGCCAAAATGGATCCAACCGACCCAGCCAAGGTCACCAGCGAGCCTAGGCTGATTATTTCTCCCGAGTACGCCTGGGACAACGCGATCGCAGAGGGGCCAAATGTGATCAACCGTGACGGCAAGCTATACATGATCTACTCCGGATCAGGCGTTGGCCCAACCTACACCACCGGTCTTGCAATTGCCGATGCCTCGGGTGCCACCGATCTGACCACTCCCGCCGCTTGGGAAAAGTTGAACTACCCAATCCAAAAGTCGGGCATTTTCAACGGTGAGTGGCAACTTGGCACCGGCCACGGCATGTGGTCTGAGGACGAGGACGGCAACATGATCTACGTCTTCCACGCCTACGCCAAGCACACCGAGGGTTATTCCAACGTTGGTGGGCGTGACACCTTCATCCGTCGTGTGCACTGGGCAGCCGATGGCTTGCCGGTTTTTGACATGAACCTCGATGAAGAAGTTGCCCCCGGAACCGTTGTTTCACTGAACGTAGTGGTAGCCGGCGATGTGACTGAACCTGGCGACGGCGACGGTGATGGATCTGGTGATGGAAACGGATCAGATGGGGGCTCCAACCCGGGTGATGGAAACGGTCCAGGCGCAGATAACAACACGGATGACAACGGGACAAACCCGGACGGTGAAAAAACTCCAGATGGAGCTGACACTGAAGGCAAACTGCCGGTAACGGGTGCAAATCCCTTGCCATTCATCTTGATTGGGGTTGTTCTGCTTGTAGCGGGCGCGGCCATGATCATTATTCGTAAGCTTGGCAAGAAAAACTAGCCACTCCGAACGATTGATGTGCTGGACTCTGGCTCCCACCCAACTTTTTGTTGAGTGGGAGCCAGAGTTGTGTTCAGCCTGCGCAAGTTGAGGAAACTTGGCCTTGCGCATTTTCCGTACGCCCAAGAGAGCGATTCCGGCAGCCGCAACTCCAAGCGCGATGAACGGCGCAAACCCTAGACTAAAGCCGGTCTCTGGTAGGTCTGAACCGTCAGATGAGCCGCCATCAGAATCGGCCTCATCCGTGGCGCCATTGGTGTCCGCATCGCCTTCACCGCCGTCAGCGTCTCCACCGTCGGTTTTGCTGGGAGTAACGGTCAAAGTGACACTGAACTGTGCTTCTTGTCCCAGCTCAACTGTTTGGTCCATCAGGTTAGTAATGGTTGGGGCCTCATTTGGAGGCAAGTACGTGAATCCGTTGCTGTACAAGACTGGCGATTGGGCGGTGTTCACCAACTTCCATGCAACCGCGACATCGACCGGCCCGGGGCATGCTCGGGAGCAACTACACTGAGCGCGCCATCATCATTGACCGTTAGGTCGGTTCCGGGAACTCCACCAAAGGTGACCTCGGTTACGGTAATTTCCGGTTGCAGCGTTACGGGCGACGTGCGGAACTCGGAAGTACCATCACCTAGATTGCCGTACATGTAGTGTCACCCCAGGAGTTCACTGTGCCCGAGGCATCGGTGCCCACGGTATACCCCGCCCCGGCTGAAGCCTGGGTGTGAGTGACCCCCGGTGGTGTTAAGACCTTTTCCGGAAGCACGTACTCGGATCCGTCGGAGCGCCCTGGCACCCGTTTGGTGTAACCCCAATGGTAGGTATCTCCATCTTCGGCGATTGCCAAAGAATATTCATTTCCAGCCTCGACCTGAACAAACCTTACGCCCTCGGGAAGGATCACCTCGGTGGGTGCACCGGTGTCTTGGTCGTTTCCAGTTCCTAATACACACCCCAGTTTCGCCCCAGGTGTAGGTCTTTCCGTCATTGCCAATGGCCAACGAGTTGCCTGGGCCGGCCGAGAAGTCTGTGAAAGTGACGCCAGCTGGAGAAGGTAAGCGAATGGTCAGGCGGGACTCCCTAAAGCCGGAATTTTCGTCTACCGGGACCACACCCTCGCCCCAAGCATATATTTGGCCGTCGGAGTCAATAGCCAAAGAGAACCGGTAACCCGCCGCTATTTTAGTAAAGGTAATCCCCTCAGGCATCTGGACCTTAGCGGGGGTTAATTGGGGCTCGTCGGTCCCATTGCCAATCTGGCCATAGGAATTGACTCCCCAGCCATAGGCTATTCCATCGGGCGTCAACGCTAGCGAGTGTTCACCACCCGCAACAGACTGGCCAAAAGTAACGCCCTCGGGTGCTCTAGACTGGCGAGGGGTTGCATCCTTGGGGTCCCCGGTGAGGCCCCTCCATGGTCATGCCCCAAGAGTAACTGCGACCGTTTGGAGCCAAACCAACGACGTGCGGGCCTCCAGCGGATACGGTTTCGAAACTAAGCTCGGGGCTCGGAAGAGTTACCAGTGTGCCCCCGGCCGCCGGTCCTTGATCTGGTGAGGGAACCGCATGCGCGGATAGCCCGGACATGAAGACCACGTTTGTTGTCAATGCAGGGATAAACCCTATTCGCCTTGCACGTTGCTTTAGCAATGACCCCCTCAGATAAGTCCAGAATAAGTTCATCTGTCGTTAATACCGGTGCGCTACGTACCGGAAGTGCGCCGAGAAAATAGCCAACCTCGGTTTCAAGATCGCGGGAATCTTTGAAACCAAGAGCTTGGCTATTCAAAACACAATGGATTCAGTCAAACACAGGTTTTGCGCTCTCGCCTGTTGAACGAGAAAGTAACGAGTTCCTAACCGTTAAGCCTGGCGTAGTTGCTGGCAAGGAACGCGTACTCGATTGCATCCTCGGTATCGTGCATTCCCAGTCCCCAATAGGGTGGGTGAATCTCCTGGAGTGGACGTGCGAAAATATCTAAGACCGCGTCATGAAGGTCGGCCCAGTTAGCTATGCGGACCGCACGGTTGAGCATGCCGTTTTCTGGGAAACGCTCAATCAGGTCATACGTGGCGCGTCTTAGGAGATCGAGATCAACCGCGGAATCCGACACATCGTTGTAGCTGATGTTGCCGTGTTCGCTGTATACAAATGCGTAGGCACCAAGTCCCAGCGTCTCGTGGGTCAGGGTAATGGCGTGGCGGGCAAAGGCGTCAAGTTCCTCGTAGAGCGCCATTCCCCAAATGTAATTACCTTCGACTTCATCGGCGTGCTCTGCAAGGATCTCGAGTACCTGATTCAGGTGGTCCTACATCCCAACGGATTGATCTTCGCCTACTTCATGTGCCCAACCGGTTCCACGCAACTCATATGCGTAGTCAACCAGCTGCGATGCGTACATTCCGGCCGTGGCGGGGCAAGGAAACTGCTGGTAGTAGGTTTCAAATGTCTTCAGGTGAGCGGCCCGGTCTGCACCCGGTTGGGCATCGAGGCAGCTAAGCAGCTGACCGTACACCCGTCCGCCATTCTCGGTCCAAGCCTTACTTTCCCGCGCGGCCTCAAATGCCGGGGCGAACCACTCGAGGTTGCCCGCTGCGGTCATCGTCCTAGCGTTGCCAAAAAGTTGGGCGTTCGATCCGTCTACCTGCTGTTGGGTCGCAACGTACAGGCCCATCTCTTTGACGATCTTGCGGGTTTTAATTTCATCAAAGAAGTTTCTAATAAAAGACATATTGATCCATGCGTTCGATTAATCCAACGTGGGAGCCATCCGCGGGGGGCATCAAAGGGGTCTGGTAGGCGCAGGCGCCCGGCCGAGTAGCAAAACATTATCACTACAATGTGAACTGAAATGAAGCAACTAGCCAATGACTCGCACCAATAGTCCATGCTCAGGACGGTTGGTGCATGCTCAGAACAGTCGAAGATTGCGGGAATACTTATCTATTACGACTGATGGGCGCCGTCGAACCGAAGCCTAATGCGATTGGCAAACGGTGAGAGAAAAAGTATCCCCTTGGTTAAACCAGAAGGTTAACCAAGGGGATACTCATCGATTCAACTGCTAGAACCTGCCCACCCAAGGAGGTGAGGCATTGTAAAGCTAATCGTTCTTCTTAGCGTTCACTAGGCGCTGTAGGAGAACGAAGATCAGGAGAATTCCACCGGTGATGATGGTGGTTGCCTCCGGTGGGATGGTACCGTCGCGGGTGATCAGGACGATCATGAGTCCCAGAACCAACGCGCCAATGACGGAGCCAAAGACAAACCCGGCGCCACCGGTCAGCAGCGTACCACCAATAACAGTGGCCGCGATGGCATCGAGTTCCCAACCGATTCCGGTGATGTTCTGCGCAATACCCAATCGAGTGGTGTAAACAACCGCGGCAACACCGGCAAGCGTGCCGCTGATGACGTAGATCCACAACTTGGTTGCGTGCACTGGAAGACCCATGAGGGCTGCCGACTGCTCAGAACCACCGATTGCGTAGACCGTGCGGCCCATGCGGGTGCGGTGCAGAATGAAGAACGCGACAATCACAATGATGAGCGCGATGATGACACCTGGAGTAATGACGAGATCATTTACCTTTGGGCCGTCAACGATCTTGATCTGTGTAGCAAGCGACCGGATAGGGGAGTCATCCGGGAGACGCTCTGGCACTGTGGACAAGATTGAAGCTAGCCCACGGGCCAAGAACATCATCGCAAGCGTCGCGATAAACGGTTGGACATTGAAATACTGCACCAGTATTCCGGAGATCAAGCCAATAACGGCGCCAATAGCGATCATGATGACAACCACGAGCCAAGCGTTGAGGCCCGCGTTGATCAGCATTACCCCAGAGACACTTGAGAATGCGATGATCGCACCCACCGAAAGGTCAATTCCTCCGGTGATAATTACGAACGTCATACCAACAGCAATAATGATTAGGGGAGCATTATTGATCAAGAGGTTAGAGACGGTGTTCATCTGTAAGATACGGCCGTATGCGATCTCACCGTAGATGATCATCGCGATGAAGATGACCACGGCTGCCAGTGTTGGCAACAGGTCTAGACGGCTCTTGAACCAGTTTGTGAATCCGGCGAGCTTGGAAGCTTCTGGAACCACCGGGGTCAGGGTTGGCGCGCTCATGCTACTGCCACCTCCTCCTTGTCGGATTTAACCGCAGCAGATGTGGCTTTTCGAGTGCGGAACATGTTGCGTACGCGTTCTGACTGCAGCAGGCAAAGCAACACGATAACGATTGCTTTGAAAGCCGGAGTTGCGGACGATGAAATGCCCAAGAACATGACGGTCTTGTCCAACGTGGCGATGAGGAAGGACCCTACAACGGCGCCAGTGATGTTGAACTTACCGCCGGCCAAAGACGTACCACCAATAACAACCGCGAGGATTGCGTCCATTTCCAGTTGGTAGCCGGTGCGGGAGATATCAACGGTCATTACCGATGCCGTAGCAAAGATCCCTGCAATACCTGCGAGAACACCGGACAGGGTGTAAACGGTCAACAGGAGGCCGCGGCGGTTGATTCCGGCCAGGCGTGCCGCCTGGGGGTCCATACCGATCGCCTCAATCATGAGTCCGAGTGCACTGCGGCGCACCAAGAGACCAACGATGACAACGATAATCAGGGCAAGGATGAAAATGACCGGAATACCAATAACGTACCCGTTGGCAATCCAACGGAACGAGTCGTTGGTTGCCGCGGTGTTCTGACCTCCGGTGATGACCTTGGCAATACCGCGCCCGGCCATCATCATAATCAGCGTGGAAATAAAGGGTTGCAAACCTACTACCGAGACTAACAATCCATTGATTGCGCCCAGGATTCCGGCGATCAGGATTGCGAGGCCTACTGCAGCTAGTGCCGCGCCCAGGGTATTTGGTGAGGCTTTGAGGAACTCCATGGAAACCGCTCCGGCCACAACCATGAGCGATCCAACGGAAAGATCAATACCACTGGTGGCAATAACCAAACACATACCAACAGCAATCATCATGATTGGTGCGGCTGCTCGCAGGATATCGATCAGGTTACCGACTAAGTTGCCATTGGTCGCGTTGACCGTGATGGCTAGGTAAGAAGAGTCTTTGGCAACGTTGACGGCAAGCAACAGGACAATCGCAACGATGCCCCAGAAGTATTGCCGGTGGATTACCTGGGAAAAAAAACCAACAATCCCAGTTTTTTCATTACTCATTTCGAGGTCTCCTTGCCGGTGCGCTCTGTGCCGGGTTGGTTCGTAGATTGGCTGCCAGCGCTGGCGGATTGGC
It encodes the following:
- a CDS encoding family 43 glycosylhydrolase, with the translated sequence MRRWPKACAALSAVALTLGLSVVIAPAANAAAEAPIAAYDFTSAPADNATVPNAVAGEFGPAVVQNPAANLWQDKALTFTGGSKTSTGSWVRLPDNLLTDQKSATVQMEVKADQSMISGFHFLWNIGNSAAETEYFFATVNCSNNRNPLVGIKSGGSEKLVQAKNCGVKANEWLSVTSVIDGETSPATASFYINGVKVASQNVSSTPADVLDQTLNTIGRAPWPDPLFKGAVANFRVFDSALADEEIAAISDADALLHEGAIKASAQAVLESLNINDTTVTSPYFGFPTAGGTVTWHSSNENVIETNGTVHQPSKGSAPVVVELTATTQLRGQTATKTITATVNPMDKDDAQIIADLASAYVVPSVIQAGTKVPAAVAGSIVKVVGSDGITVAADGTVTISGDAAVTGTITTTVSKSDVAGLEQTREFAVTVLPKSESTQLLSYHRNATSHETANNGDVAYSMHLALEQRNEWNPLNENYGIFFARNIVAPVDATDVVLGSHRSLKDPALFHMKDGTFGVVSVRTNQSTANADASGKTSILLATSSDLLAFDEAINSKGIINVGETNGVNKPYAVYDSAEDVYLVSWVDDGGVPKYTTFKTLVDATSPHGEVHVGKVAVSGEVATTGIDDYVAGRSIAISAAQIAALEGRYGRIVNTGVKTPEDVSAALNSDIVDLELPGKAELTYSDGSLAHLPIENWDTSAVDLTTPGTYPVTGTIKQTEYPLPFAEDRADPTVHKWEWTRNGITEIKYLMIATNDIHGDNVWQRDNPHMPFRMADSIAELADTPGDPSGLITQAGFNPKESILLKKGDKNADGQVITGSLWAPEIHEINGTLSILFMPSYNSYWMDGAAAIMQLKNDANGDPMDPSKAESWTVPQTVTRQDGKPLSLRTNGTQGMSLDMNYFEDETGQAYYTWQQLGAVYIAKMDPTDPAKVTSEPRLIISPEYAWDNAIAEGPNVINRDGKLYMIYSGSGVGPTYTTGLAIADASGATDLTTPAAWEKLNYPIQKSGIFNGEWQLGTGHGMWSEDEDGNMIYVFHAYAKHTEGYSNVGGRDTFIRRVHWAADGLPVFDMNLDEEVAPGTVVSLNVVVAGDVTEPGDGDGDGSGDGNGSDGGSNPGDGNGPGADNNTDDNGTNPDGEKTPDGADTEGKLPVTGANPLPFILIGVVLLVAGAAMIIIRKLGKKN
- a CDS encoding sugar ABC transporter permease encodes the protein MSAPTLTPVVPEASKLAGFTNWFKSRLDLLPTLAAVVIFIAMIIYGEIAYGRILQMNTVSNLLINNAPLIIIAVGMTFVIITGGIDLSVGAIIAFSSVSGVMLINAGLNAWLVVVIMIAIGAVIGLISGILVQYFNVQPFIATLAMMFLARGLASILSTVPERLPDDSPIRSLATQIKIVDGPKVNDLVITPGVIIALIIVIVAFFILHRTRMGRTVYAIGGSEQSAALMGLPVHATKLWIYVISGTLAGVAAVVYTTRLGIAQNITGIGWELDAIAATVIGGTLLTGGAGFVFGSVIGALVLGLMIVLITRDGTIPPEATTIITGGILLIFVLLQRLVNAKKND
- a CDS encoding ABC transporter permease — encoded protein: MSNEKTGIVGFFSQVIHRQYFWGIVAIVLLLAVNVAKDSSYLAITVNATNGNLVGNLIDILRAAAPIMMIAVGMCLVIATSGIDLSVGSLMVVAGAVSMEFLKASPNTLGAALAAVGLAILIAGILGAINGLLVSVVGLQPFISTLIMMMAGRGIAKVITGGQNTAATNDSFRWIANGYVIGIPVIFILALIIVVIVGLLVRRSALGLMIEAIGMDPQAARLAGINRRGLLLTVYTLSGVLAGIAGIFATASVMTVDISRTGYQLEMDAILAVVIGGTSLAGGKFNITGAVVGSFLIATLDKTVMFLGISSSATPAFKAIVIVLLCLLQSERVRNMFRTRKATSAAVKSDKEEVAVA